The following proteins are encoded in a genomic region of Dokdonia donghaensis DSW-1:
- the mrdA gene encoding penicillin-binding protein 2, with product MRKALLLFIVLTTGILFVSRLFYLQVYDTSAAVLSESNAIKKQYEIPQRGRIYDRNGELLVSNQPSYDLMAIPREVKPFDTLQLCKLLNITKEKLVKQLDKARKYSPRHPSVIVPTMSQGEFAYLGEQMRKYEGFFIQKRSLRDYQVDYGANFLGYIQEVHQGIIDENPYYTGGDLIGRQGVEEQYEDILRGEKGIKYLQKDRFNRVIGPYKDGSLDKEPVEGKNIHLTIDAELQKYGQKLMKGKRGGIVAIEPSTGEILALITAPNYDPALMVGRERSKNYSLLKSDSIAKPLYDRALQGEYAPGSPFKALTGLIALQEDAMDIDEKVYCHGGMRYGRNRNFGCHHHRSPVSMVDGIAYSCNAYFGTAYLNTINKYDTPQEGITVWEKHLKSFGLGNYMGYDLPIGKRGLIPTAKMYNRTYNYPKRRWGAAATLSNSIGQGEVLMTPVQMAHFTATIANRGWYYKPHILKKIEGTDTIPQDFTTKKYTTIDPQHYEPIIQGLNDVYNYGTAASLKVPGIEISGKTGTAENYTRIDGKRVQLTDHSTFVAFAPRENPKIAIAIFVENGYWGFRYGGRIASLMIEKYINKEVTRKDLENWILTHSLEEEYAKPLSGEPFRINY from the coding sequence ATTCTATTTGTATCCAGACTCTTTTACCTGCAAGTTTATGATACTTCTGCAGCCGTATTATCTGAGAGTAATGCTATAAAGAAGCAGTATGAAATCCCACAACGAGGTCGTATTTATGACCGTAATGGCGAGTTATTGGTATCTAACCAGCCTTCTTACGATCTTATGGCGATACCACGTGAGGTAAAACCTTTTGACACCTTACAGCTTTGTAAGCTGCTTAATATCACAAAAGAAAAGCTTGTAAAGCAATTAGACAAAGCCCGTAAATATTCTCCTAGACATCCCTCTGTAATTGTACCTACAATGTCTCAAGGTGAATTTGCTTACTTAGGTGAGCAAATGCGTAAGTATGAAGGGTTCTTTATACAAAAGAGATCGCTTAGAGATTATCAAGTAGATTATGGTGCAAACTTTTTAGGCTATATACAAGAAGTGCATCAAGGTATTATAGATGAAAATCCTTATTACACGGGAGGTGACCTTATAGGTAGGCAAGGAGTTGAGGAGCAGTATGAAGATATTTTACGGGGAGAAAAAGGTATTAAATATCTACAGAAAGACCGTTTTAATCGAGTAATAGGGCCGTATAAGGATGGATCACTTGACAAAGAGCCTGTAGAGGGAAAAAACATACACCTTACTATAGATGCAGAGTTACAAAAGTATGGTCAAAAACTTATGAAGGGTAAGCGAGGTGGTATAGTCGCTATTGAGCCTTCTACAGGGGAAATACTGGCACTTATCACTGCGCCAAATTATGACCCTGCTCTTATGGTGGGGCGTGAGCGTTCTAAAAATTACTCTCTTTTAAAAAGTGACTCTATTGCAAAACCACTTTATGATAGAGCTTTGCAAGGAGAATATGCACCAGGATCTCCTTTTAAAGCGCTCACTGGGCTTATAGCTCTTCAAGAAGACGCTATGGATATAGACGAAAAGGTATACTGCCACGGCGGTATGCGTTATGGTAGAAACAGAAACTTTGGATGTCACCATCACCGCAGCCCTGTGAGTATGGTAGATGGCATTGCATACTCGTGCAATGCATATTTTGGTACCGCATATCTCAATACCATAAATAAATATGACACCCCACAAGAAGGTATAACAGTCTGGGAAAAGCACCTCAAAAGTTTTGGGCTAGGTAACTATATGGGTTATGACTTACCCATAGGTAAACGTGGACTCATACCTACTGCAAAAATGTATAACAGAACATACAACTACCCAAAAAGAAGGTGGGGTGCTGCAGCTACGCTATCTAACTCTATTGGTCAAGGTGAGGTACTTATGACACCTGTACAAATGGCTCACTTTACAGCTACTATAGCAAATAGAGGCTGGTATTACAAACCTCATATTCTCAAAAAAATTGAAGGTACAGATACTATCCCACAAGACTTTACTACAAAAAAATACACTACTATTGACCCACAGCATTATGAGCCTATTATACAAGGTCTTAATGATGTGTACAATTACGGAACGGCAGCTAGCCTTAAAGTACCAGGAATAGAAATTTCTGGTAAAACAGGAACGGCAGAAAATTATACTCGTATAGATGGTAAACGAGTCCAACTTACAGACCACTCTACGTTTGTAGCATTTGCTCCTAGAGAAAACCCAAAAATAGCCATCGCCATTTTTGTAGAAAATGGATACTGGGGCTTTAGATACGGAGGGCGTATCGCATCACTTATGATTGAAAAATACATTAATAAAGAAGTGACTCGCAAAGACCTAGAAAACTGGATACTCACCCACTCTCTAGAAGAAGAATATGCAAAACCACTAAGTGGCGAACCGTTTAGAATTAATTATTAA
- the rodA gene encoding rod shape-determining protein RodA codes for MSKFSRNVGSFDWVLIVLYLALISIGWVNIYSASYDPTVESFFSLENLYSKQLLWILLGFLIISFILFLESKFFERFSSVIYIASLLSLLLLFVFGKTISGATSWYNLGFMSLQPSEFAKAATALALAKYLSDIQTNIKTVRDQVRALAIIALPALIIIPQPDPGSALVYAAFIFPLYREGLAASYLILGASSITLFVLTLLIGPLYVALAVLLIAAFLFYKNRKRRPSKRLYLGITLVACLFAFSVNYIFENIFEQRHRDRFNIVLGKEVDAKSIGYNTQQSEIAIGNGGWFGRGFLEGTQTKGKFVPEQHTDYIFSTVGEEWGFLGSTLVIGLFILLILRIIQLSEKQKNDFSRIYGYSVAGILFIHFVVNIGMVVGLLPTVGIPLPFFSYGGSGLWGFTVLLFIFVKLDGNRVNEW; via the coding sequence ATGAGTAAATTTTCCCGTAACGTAGGCAGTTTTGACTGGGTGCTCATTGTGCTTTATCTTGCTCTAATCAGTATAGGCTGGGTAAACATCTACTCGGCGTCTTATGATCCTACGGTAGAAAGCTTTTTTAGTTTAGAAAATCTATACAGTAAGCAACTACTATGGATTCTACTAGGATTCCTTATCATCTCATTTATACTCTTTTTAGAATCTAAATTTTTTGAACGATTCTCAAGTGTTATTTATATCGCCTCCCTGCTCTCATTATTACTTCTATTTGTTTTTGGAAAAACTATTTCTGGGGCTACCAGTTGGTACAACCTTGGTTTTATGAGTTTACAACCCAGTGAGTTTGCAAAAGCCGCAACCGCACTTGCGCTTGCAAAATACCTAAGTGATATACAAACTAATATAAAGACCGTACGTGATCAAGTAAGAGCACTAGCAATTATAGCGCTTCCTGCTTTGATAATTATCCCGCAACCAGACCCTGGTAGTGCACTTGTATATGCAGCGTTTATATTCCCTTTATATAGAGAAGGACTTGCTGCCAGTTACCTCATTCTAGGAGCGTCATCTATCACCTTATTTGTCCTGACCTTATTAATTGGACCTTTATACGTAGCTCTTGCCGTATTACTTATTGCTGCTTTTCTATTTTATAAAAACAGAAAACGAAGACCATCAAAACGTCTTTATCTGGGTATTACCCTTGTGGCTTGCCTCTTTGCCTTTTCTGTAAACTACATTTTTGAAAACATTTTTGAACAACGACATAGAGATCGTTTTAACATCGTACTGGGTAAAGAAGTAGATGCAAAAAGTATAGGATATAACACACAACAAAGCGAGATTGCTATAGGAAACGGAGGCTGGTTTGGCCGTGGCTTTTTAGAAGGCACGCAGACTAAAGGAAAATTTGTTCCAGAGCAACACACAGACTACATATTTTCTACCGTAGGTGAAGAGTGGGGCTTCTTAGGAAGCACACTAGTTATCGGGCTTTTTATCCTACTTATCTTAAGAATAATTCAACTTTCAGAAAAGCAAAAAAATGACTTCTCTCGTATTTATGGTTATAGTGTAGCCGGTATCTTGTTTATACACTTTGTTGTAAACATAGGTATGGTAGTAGGGCTGCTTCCTACTGTGGGTATACCGCTTCCCTTTTTTAGTTATGGAGGTTCTGGTCTTTGGGGCTTTACAGTACTGCTCTTTATCTTTGTAAAACTAGATGGAAATCGAGTAAATGAGTGGTAG
- a CDS encoding DMT family transporter: MLRGVIYMLIAAFAFSWMNLLAKYLEDFHPLQVVFFRCVGTFIFIFPYMIIKKVPILGSNKLWLSARGFLSFASLALYFVVIQRIPLGSAVALRYTAPIFSAIFALLFLKEKVKTWQWAALTLSVVGAFILKGVDFRIDTLSFVLVIISSILVGGVFTIVRYLGSREHYLTIINYFMVFSIVGSLFFIQHWRMPVGVEWWYVCGIGVFGLFGQIFLTRSFQLADTATVAPIKYMELVYALIFGYFLFGETYAGLPVFGMTLLVLGMLWNVWIKRKG; this comes from the coding sequence TTGCTAAGAGGAGTAATTTATATGCTTATTGCCGCATTCGCTTTTTCGTGGATGAATTTACTGGCAAAATATCTTGAAGATTTTCATCCTTTGCAGGTTGTCTTTTTTAGATGTGTAGGGACATTTATTTTCATATTTCCATATATGATTATCAAGAAGGTACCTATACTAGGAAGTAATAAACTCTGGCTAAGTGCAAGAGGTTTTTTAAGCTTTGCTTCGCTTGCCTTATACTTTGTGGTCATACAACGCATACCGCTAGGATCTGCCGTGGCACTGCGCTATACAGCACCTATTTTTAGCGCCATATTTGCATTACTATTTCTTAAAGAGAAAGTTAAAACCTGGCAATGGGCAGCGCTTACACTCTCTGTGGTAGGTGCATTTATCCTTAAAGGGGTTGACTTTAGAATAGATACACTAAGTTTTGTTCTGGTTATCATTTCTTCTATTCTAGTAGGTGGTGTGTTTACTATAGTGCGCTATCTAGGCTCTCGCGAGCACTACCTTACTATTATTAATTACTTTATGGTCTTTTCTATAGTAGGGAGTTTATTTTTTATACAACACTGGCGTATGCCCGTGGGTGTAGAGTGGTGGTATGTGTGTGGCATAGGTGTTTTTGGACTTTTTGGACAAATCTTTCTCACTCGCTCTTTCCAACTGGCAGACACGGCAACTGTGGCTCCTATAAAATATATGGAGCTTGTGTATGCTTTAATCTTTGGCTACTTCCTTTTTGGAGAGACGTATGCTGGTCTTCCGGTGTTTGGTATGACTTTACTGGTACTTGGAATGCTCTGGAATGTGTGGATAAAAAGAAAGGGGTAG
- a CDS encoding M16 family metallopeptidase: protein MKITRLLALSFLVISALSCKEEGGSDTAFAKAENSQFEVPFEKFTLDNGLTVILHQDTSDPVVAVALTAHVGSAREIEGRTGFAHLFEHLLFLESENLGKGGLDAMSARIGGSGANGSTSRDRTNYFQTVPKDALEKMIWAEADKLGFFINTVTDPVLAKEKQVVKNEKRQSVDNRPYGHARYVVGKNLYPEGHPYNWQVIGSLEDLQNATLQDVKDFYNRWYTPNNTTLTIAGDFDIAQTKEWVEKYFGEIPRGEEIPTMEKQPVQVETTKRLYYEDNFARLPQLTMTWPTVPNYDKDSYALDVLSAYLAEGKNAPFNKILIDNKQLTAGVQMYNYGSELAGEFSLSINAYPGKDLDDVLVGVNEAFTKFELEGISQKDLDRIKAGQETQFYNGLSSVLGKGFQLAQYEIFAGDPGYIAEDVKRILAVTKEDVQRVYETYIKGKNYISTSFVPKGQTDLILEDSQLAQVVEEKIVEGAEESFDASIAAEYERTPSSFDRSKEPPYGDTPQINAPTVWEETLSSGLKVYGIENSEVPLVQFQINIRGGLLLEDIKKVGVSNLLADLLMKGTATKTTAQLENEIESLGASIYTYTDKENVYIGGTTLAKNYDKTIALVQEILLEPRWDETEFELLKQSTLSRLEQQQANPNSIAAIEFDKLIYGKNSLLAQNTLGTPASVKSITLEDLKTFYTNNISPTVTKLQVVGAIDEGKATNALAGLNDNWEAREVIIPTPVVPQAPEQSNVYFYDVPDAKQSVLRFGYPAMAETDPNFYPAQMMNYRLGGGGFASQLTQELREGKGYTYGIRSRFSGSTLPGAFSISSGVRSNVTYESTALVKDILKNYGKNFTEDDLDVSKSFLLKSQARAFETIGAKLNMLDDIANLGISPDYVKERQTIVENMTVAEIKKLSAQYLNPDKMIYLVVGDKKTQMDKLEQLGYGTPILLNEKKQTVKD from the coding sequence ATGAAAATCACGCGTCTTTTAGCTCTAAGTTTTTTAGTAATAAGTGCCCTTTCTTGTAAGGAAGAGGGTGGGAGTGATACCGCTTTCGCGAAAGCGGAAAACTCACAATTTGAAGTTCCTTTTGAGAAGTTTACTTTAGATAATGGTCTTACTGTTATACTTCATCAAGACACCTCAGACCCTGTGGTGGCAGTTGCACTTACGGCACACGTAGGTTCTGCCAGAGAGATAGAAGGGCGTACGGGATTTGCTCATTTATTTGAACACCTGTTGTTTTTAGAATCTGAAAACTTAGGTAAAGGTGGGCTAGATGCTATGAGTGCTCGCATAGGTGGTTCTGGTGCAAATGGATCTACAAGTCGTGATCGTACAAACTACTTTCAGACAGTACCAAAAGATGCTTTAGAAAAAATGATTTGGGCAGAGGCAGATAAGCTTGGCTTCTTCATAAATACGGTGACAGATCCAGTACTGGCAAAAGAAAAACAAGTAGTAAAAAATGAAAAAAGGCAGTCTGTAGATAACAGGCCTTATGGTCACGCTCGCTATGTGGTAGGTAAAAATTTATACCCAGAGGGTCACCCATATAACTGGCAAGTAATAGGCTCACTAGAAGACTTGCAAAATGCTACGTTACAAGATGTAAAAGATTTTTATAATCGCTGGTATACTCCTAATAATACGACACTTACTATAGCGGGAGATTTTGATATCGCTCAGACTAAGGAGTGGGTAGAAAAGTATTTTGGAGAAATCCCTAGAGGTGAAGAAATCCCAACTATGGAGAAGCAACCTGTACAGGTTGAAACAACAAAACGATTATATTATGAAGATAATTTTGCTCGCCTCCCACAGCTTACAATGACCTGGCCTACGGTGCCTAACTATGATAAGGACTCTTATGCACTAGATGTACTGTCTGCATATCTAGCAGAAGGTAAGAATGCTCCTTTTAATAAAATTCTTATAGATAACAAGCAGCTTACGGCTGGTGTACAAATGTATAATTATGGGTCTGAGCTTGCTGGTGAGTTTTCGTTAAGTATAAACGCATACCCAGGTAAAGATCTAGATGATGTACTTGTGGGAGTTAATGAAGCTTTTACAAAATTTGAACTAGAGGGTATCTCACAAAAAGACCTTGATCGTATTAAAGCTGGTCAAGAAACTCAGTTTTACAATGGTCTTTCTAGTGTGCTAGGTAAAGGATTTCAGCTAGCGCAATATGAGATTTTTGCAGGTGACCCTGGTTATATTGCAGAAGATGTAAAGCGTATACTCGCAGTCACAAAAGAAGATGTACAACGCGTTTATGAAACCTACATAAAAGGCAAAAATTATATATCCACTAGTTTTGTTCCTAAGGGGCAAACAGACCTCATATTAGAAGATTCTCAACTTGCACAAGTGGTAGAAGAAAAAATAGTAGAGGGCGCAGAGGAGTCCTTTGACGCCAGTATAGCAGCAGAGTATGAGCGTACACCGTCGTCTTTTGATAGATCTAAGGAGCCGCCATATGGTGACACGCCACAAATAAACGCTCCTACTGTGTGGGAAGAAACGCTCTCTTCTGGACTTAAAGTGTATGGTATAGAAAATAGCGAGGTGCCGCTAGTACAATTTCAAATAAATATACGCGGTGGTTTACTACTTGAGGATATTAAAAAAGTAGGAGTTTCAAACTTACTTGCAGATTTACTTATGAAAGGTACTGCAACAAAAACAACCGCACAGCTAGAAAATGAAATAGAAAGTCTAGGTGCAAGTATTTATACCTATACAGATAAAGAAAATGTATACATAGGAGGTACCACACTTGCCAAAAATTATGATAAAACCATAGCACTTGTACAAGAGATTTTACTTGAGCCTAGATGGGATGAGACAGAGTTTGAGCTTTTAAAGCAAAGCACCCTTAGCCGTCTTGAGCAACAGCAGGCAAACCCAAATAGTATAGCTGCTATAGAGTTTGATAAATTAATCTATGGTAAAAATAGCCTACTTGCACAAAACACGCTAGGTACACCAGCTTCTGTAAAGTCTATAACACTAGAAGACCTTAAAACATTCTATACTAATAATATTTCGCCTACTGTGACAAAGCTACAAGTTGTAGGAGCTATAGATGAGGGTAAAGCTACAAACGCTCTTGCTGGGCTTAATGATAATTGGGAGGCCAGAGAGGTGATCATACCTACACCAGTGGTACCTCAAGCTCCAGAGCAGTCTAATGTATATTTTTATGATGTGCCAGATGCAAAGCAATCTGTATTGAGATTTGGCTATCCAGCAATGGCAGAGACAGACCCAAATTTTTATCCAGCTCAAATGATGAACTACCGTCTAGGTGGTGGAGGCTTTGCCTCACAGCTCACTCAAGAGCTTAGAGAAGGGAAAGGTTATACTTATGGTATTAGATCTCGTTTTTCTGGTTCTACATTGCCAGGTGCTTTCTCAATCTCAAGTGGTGTACGATCTAATGTAACCTATGAGTCTACAGCGCTCGTAAAGGATATTTTAAAAAACTACGGAAAGAATTTTACAGAAGATGATCTAGATGTATCAAAAAGTTTCTTGCTTAAAAGCCAGGCGCGTGCTTTTGAAACTATAGGAGCAAAACTTAATATGCTAGATGATATAGCAAACCTAGGCATCTCTCCAGATTATGTAAAAGAGCGCCAGACTATAGTTGAAAATATGACAGTAGCCGAAATTAAAAAACTATCTGCGCAGTACCTTAATCCAGATAAAATGATTTATCTCGTAGTAGGAGATAAGAAAACACAAATGGATAAACTCGAGCAACTAGGGTACGGCACACCTATATTACTTAATGAGAAAAAACAAACGGTAAAGGATTAA
- the dinB gene encoding DNA polymerase IV, giving the protein MQRTIIHFDLDTFFVSCERRLDSRLMGKPVIVGGTGDRGVVSAASYEARSYGVHSAMPIKAAKQLCPNGIYIRGNGGTYSKMSKEVTEILQEELPVLEKASVDEFYGDLTGMDRFHNAYKYSKELRQRVMRETGLPISFGMSPNKTVSKVATGEAKPNNEIKVDPGYEKTFLAPLSIKKIPSVGQKTFIQFCNLGVRTVDLVQQMPVEMMTAVFGKNGRIIWERCNGIDNSPIIAYHERKSISSERTYGQDTTDITKLHTTISAMAENLAFQLRRGNKLTSVVTVKVRYSDFQTYSKQIRIPYTAADHILIPKAMELFKNLYNRRMLIRLVGVRFSGLTEGHYQIDLFENTNKTVNLYKAMDALRDKYGDHTVRRANTIGDGSRTIGNQGNPFNGQPPILLAHRHQ; this is encoded by the coding sequence ATGCAACGCACAATAATACATTTTGACCTAGACACTTTTTTTGTGTCTTGTGAGCGCAGGCTAGATAGTAGACTTATGGGAAAGCCTGTAATAGTAGGCGGCACAGGTGATCGTGGTGTGGTAAGTGCTGCAAGCTACGAGGCGCGCTCTTATGGTGTACACAGCGCGATGCCTATAAAAGCTGCAAAGCAATTATGCCCTAACGGTATTTATATAAGAGGTAATGGCGGTACCTATTCAAAAATGTCTAAGGAGGTAACAGAAATTTTACAAGAAGAGCTTCCCGTGCTAGAAAAAGCAAGTGTAGATGAGTTTTATGGAGATCTTACGGGTATGGATAGATTTCATAATGCTTATAAATACTCAAAAGAGTTGAGACAGCGTGTGATGAGAGAAACAGGCTTGCCCATATCTTTTGGAATGTCTCCTAATAAAACGGTCTCAAAAGTCGCAACGGGTGAGGCAAAACCTAATAATGAGATTAAGGTAGACCCTGGTTATGAAAAAACTTTTCTCGCTCCCTTATCTATAAAAAAAATTCCCTCTGTAGGGCAAAAAACCTTTATTCAATTTTGTAATCTAGGAGTACGCACGGTAGACCTTGTACAACAAATGCCGGTAGAGATGATGACTGCCGTTTTCGGTAAAAACGGACGTATTATATGGGAGCGATGTAACGGTATAGATAATAGCCCTATAATAGCATATCACGAGCGTAAGTCTATATCTAGCGAGCGCACCTACGGGCAAGACACTACAGATATAACAAAGCTACATACCACCATAAGTGCAATGGCAGAGAATCTTGCTTTCCAACTTAGACGTGGCAATAAGTTAACCTCTGTGGTGACTGTAAAAGTGAGGTACTCAGATTTTCAAACTTACTCAAAACAAATACGCATTCCCTACACCGCTGCAGATCATATTTTAATCCCAAAAGCTATGGAGCTTTTTAAAAACCTCTATAACAGACGGATGCTTATACGTCTTGTAGGTGTACGATTTTCTGGACTTACAGAGGGTCATTATCAAATAGACCTTTTTGAAAACACAAATAAAACGGTTAATCTTTACAAAGCTATGGATGCCCTGAGAGATAAATATGGAGACCACACTGTAAGACGTGCAAATACTATAGGAGATGGCTCCAGAACTATAGGTAATCAAGGCAACCCCTTTAATGGGCAACCACCTATTCTTCTCGCTCACAGACACCAGTAA
- a CDS encoding DNA polymerase III subunit alpha, with the protein MYLNNHSFYSLRYGTISEVELVDLAAKQGLACFALTDINNTSGCLSFIKNAQEKGIKPIVGVDFRNGNHQCYITLAKNNNGFLEINNFLSHHLHHKTSFPYHSPIFKDVITIYPFENVLELEKTTFSDNEYIGITHKNLNKLRFSPLSKLTHKLVMLHTVSFRDKQDFNTHRLLRAIDKNMLLSMLPKKEEGHPEHTFIEAKDLRLQFSQYPHLLSNAEHILKSCSIYFNFKKGKPSQNLTTLLGSEERDYKKLVALCKKGLPERYKDNITYAVKRRLVKELSLIRQQKYVAFFLINWKIIEYARSKDYFYVGRGSGANSIVAYLLRITDVDPIELDLYFERFMNLYRATPPDFDIDFSTWDREDVTRYIFEEFGSKAQVALLGAYVTFKHSGAVRELGKVFGLPKFEIDKLSKGRYNSSQLDNIKKTIIKYAQILHGKPNYTSIHAAGILISQHPTHYFSATNLPPKGFPTVQFDMHIAEDVGLYKFDILGQRGLGKIKDAIAIIKDNNPDITLPDIHNARQFFTDKKINQMISNADCIGCFYVESPAMRMLLRKLSVDNYLTLVAASSIIRPGVSKSGMMREYILRHKDPERAKQKGHPVLLDIMPDTYGVMVYQEDVIKVAHHYAGLDLGEADVLRRGMSGKYRSRQEFLMVKEKFEANCLARGEKIEIINEVWRQIESFAGYAFAKGHSASYAVESYQSLYLKCYFPLEYMVATVNNGGGFYRTETYLQEAKKKGAIIHPPCINKSQIKTIIKGNNIYLGFQHLQSFEKKNIVAIINERNNGLFSSLHNFIDRVPMSLEQFELLIRIEAFRSLNINQRQLLWEAHYKNNSASKVKNQKELFKVSINSFKLPEFYIPDFEKAMDQLEILNFSLYDPFILLKNPTTNTLLAADLKQYINKRIEIFGYLVTAKTTRTTNGKHMCFGTFLDRKGNWLDTVHFPPTLKKYPLEGKGVYRLIGNVVEEFNFLTIEVLKSERKHYRSDAKTSVFYNRKEGIDNKAVPTLLR; encoded by the coding sequence ATGTATCTTAATAATCACTCATTCTACAGCCTTCGTTATGGCACTATCTCAGAAGTAGAGCTTGTAGATCTTGCTGCAAAACAAGGTTTGGCTTGCTTTGCCCTCACAGATATTAATAACACCTCTGGATGTCTAAGCTTTATAAAAAACGCACAAGAAAAAGGAATTAAACCTATAGTGGGAGTAGATTTTAGAAATGGTAACCACCAGTGTTATATCACCCTAGCAAAAAACAATAATGGCTTTTTAGAAATTAATAACTTTCTATCTCACCACCTTCATCACAAAACTAGCTTTCCATACCATAGCCCCATTTTCAAAGACGTAATCACTATATATCCATTTGAAAACGTTCTAGAACTAGAAAAAACAACTTTTAGTGATAATGAGTATATAGGTATTACCCACAAAAACCTTAATAAACTACGTTTCTCGCCACTTAGCAAGCTTACTCATAAACTTGTAATGTTACATACGGTAAGCTTTCGCGATAAGCAAGATTTTAACACGCACAGACTACTACGTGCTATAGATAAGAATATGCTTTTGAGTATGCTGCCTAAAAAAGAGGAAGGGCATCCAGAGCATACGTTTATAGAAGCTAAGGATTTACGACTACAATTTTCTCAATACCCTCACCTACTATCTAATGCAGAGCATATACTTAAAAGTTGCAGCATATATTTTAATTTTAAAAAAGGAAAACCCTCTCAAAATTTAACCACGCTTTTAGGTAGTGAAGAGAGAGATTATAAAAAGCTCGTGGCGCTTTGTAAAAAAGGATTACCAGAGCGATATAAGGATAATATTACATATGCAGTAAAACGGAGACTAGTAAAAGAACTTTCCCTTATAAGGCAGCAAAAGTATGTAGCCTTCTTTCTCATAAACTGGAAAATTATTGAGTATGCTCGTAGTAAGGATTACTTTTATGTAGGTCGTGGTAGTGGTGCAAATAGTATTGTTGCTTACCTATTGCGCATAACAGATGTAGACCCCATTGAGCTAGATTTATATTTTGAGCGATTTATGAATCTCTATCGCGCTACGCCACCAGATTTTGACATAGACTTTTCTACCTGGGATCGTGAGGATGTGACGAGATATATTTTTGAAGAATTTGGCTCAAAAGCACAAGTAGCACTACTAGGCGCTTACGTTACCTTTAAGCATAGTGGAGCTGTAAGGGAGCTGGGTAAAGTCTTTGGTTTGCCTAAATTTGAGATAGATAAATTAAGTAAAGGACGTTATAACAGTAGTCAGCTAGACAACATAAAAAAAACTATTATAAAGTACGCTCAAATACTGCACGGCAAACCTAATTACACAAGTATTCACGCAGCAGGAATTTTAATATCACAGCATCCCACGCATTACTTCTCTGCAACAAACCTTCCTCCTAAAGGTTTTCCCACCGTACAATTTGATATGCACATTGCAGAAGATGTGGGTCTATACAAATTTGATATTCTGGGTCAACGTGGCCTCGGTAAAATAAAAGATGCCATAGCAATTATTAAGGATAACAATCCTGATATTACCTTACCAGATATTCATAACGCTCGACAGTTCTTTACAGACAAAAAAATCAATCAAATGATTTCGAATGCAGACTGTATAGGCTGCTTTTATGTAGAATCACCCGCAATGCGTATGCTACTACGTAAGCTCTCTGTAGATAATTACCTTACCCTCGTAGCAGCGAGTTCTATTATAAGGCCTGGAGTGTCTAAAAGTGGTATGATGCGCGAGTACATCCTCCGCCATAAAGATCCAGAACGAGCAAAACAAAAAGGACATCCCGTATTACTAGATATTATGCCAGACACCTATGGCGTGATGGTTTACCAAGAAGATGTAATAAAAGTTGCACACCACTACGCAGGCTTAGACCTAGGAGAAGCAGATGTCTTAAGAAGAGGTATGAGTGGTAAGTATAGATCTAGACAAGAATTTTTAATGGTAAAAGAAAAATTTGAAGCAAATTGTCTTGCAAGAGGTGAAAAGATTGAGATAATCAATGAAGTATGGCGACAGATTGAGAGTTTTGCTGGTTACGCTTTCGCGAAAGGGCACTCAGCCTCATACGCTGTCGAGTCATACCAGAGTTTATATCTCAAATGTTATTTCCCATTAGAGTATATGGTTGCAACAGTAAATAATGGAGGAGGCTTTTATAGAACTGAAACCTATTTGCAAGAAGCCAAAAAAAAGGGAGCTATAATCCACCCACCTTGTATAAACAAAAGTCAAATTAAAACAATTATAAAGGGTAATAATATTTATCTCGGCTTTCAGCACTTACAGAGCTTCGAAAAGAAAAATATCGTCGCCATCATAAACGAGAGAAATAATGGACTATTCTCATCGCTACATAATTTTATAGACCGAGTACCTATGAGTTTAGAACAATTTGAACTGCTAATAAGGATTGAAGCATTTAGATCATTAAATATAAATCAACGACAATTATTGTGGGAAGCCCACTATAAAAATAACTCCGCATCTAAGGTAAAGAATCAAAAAGAGCTATTTAAAGTATCTATTAATAGCTTCAAGCTACCAGAATTTTATATACCTGATTTCGAAAAAGCAATGGATCAATTAGAAATCCTAAACTTTTCTTTATATGATCCGTTTATATTACTAAAAAACCCAACTACAAATACACTCTTAGCTGCAGACTTAAAGCAATACATAAATAAAAGAATTGAAATTTTCGGCTATTTAGTAACCGCAAAAACTACAAGAACCACAAATGGAAAACATATGTGTTTTGGTACTTTTTTAGATAGAAAAGGCAACTGGTTAGACACCGTACATTTCCCTCCTACACTAAAGAAGTATCCACTTGAAGGTAAAGGAGTCTACAGATTAATTGGTAATGTGGTTGAAGAGTTTAACTTCTTAACCATAGAAGTACTCAAATCAGAACGTAAACATTATCGTTCAGACGCAAAGACATCTGTATTTTATAACCGTAAAGAAGGAATAGATAATAAGGCCGTCCCTACATTACTCAGATAA